From Struthio camelus isolate bStrCam1 chromosome 8, bStrCam1.hap1, whole genome shotgun sequence:
GGAGCCGGCGGTGAGACAGCAAACATCGCCAAACAAGCCGCTCTTTCAGTAGCTCTCTTGGCAGCCAGGCGTGAAAAATAACTCCTGGGAAGCGGCTCTGTACGCGATGCCCGGGGAGCCGGCTGCTGCCCGGGGGACGCAGCGAGGCGCCGCAGCACCGGGTACTTTTCCACTCCCGGCCGGGGGCTGCACGCGCACCggaggggcagggccctgccgCAGCGCTGgcgtgcaggagctgctgggcgcCCGGGGCTGCGAGCGGGGCTGAGAGCCCGCCTCAGCAGCAATGGTGAGCGCGCTGCTTGCTTGGCCTGGTTTTATGCCTCGCTCCTCCGGGCAGCTGCGGGGAGCAGGCAAGGTGGCTGCAGCCAAGAACAGGTTGCTGCATGCGTTTTTTCAGGTGACCTGAGCTGGACCGAACCCTCAGGATCCTCCCGGAAGAAGGAGTGCGCAGGCAGAGCAGCGCCGGCCCACGGGCTCCCACGCTGCCCctgctgaaatgcttttcagCAGGGCTGAAGGGCTCTTCGTGTGGTCCCAGCCTTTTCCTGCGGCCGCGTGGGTGCTGCGAGCCGTGCCTGCTCTTTGCAGCTCCCTCAGACTTCAGCAGCCTTCCCCAAACGCAGCTCCCGTGTCAGGGATGGTCACGGGTCCAAACAGCATACCCAGAAGCCGGGTGGCGAGCGTGGTGATGCTCTTAGCAGGGGAGGCACTGTGCCCCGGTCCGCAGCCGTCGCGGGCGCTGGGCAGACCCGACGGCTAGCCGAGACACgagcccggggccgcgggcaggggagggcagcTGCGGAGCGGCCAGGTCCCCTCCAGCCCTCCTCTGGGGTGCCGTCCGCTCAGCACCCCGCTGGTCTCATTGCAGCGGTGTGCCGGTACCCCTTGGGCATGTCTGGCGGGCACATCCCCGACGAGGACATCTCGGCCTCCAGCCAGTGGTCCGAGTCCACTGCCGCCAAGTATGGACGGTGAGTGCAGGGTGCCCTTCGTGGCACTGGGagggctggtggggctggtcGGAGCACCAGTCCTCCCTGCGCCCCCACGTGCaagctgctcctctgctctccccgcGGCGTTTCCAGGCTGGACTCAGAGGACGGCGACGGTGCCTGGTGCCCTGAGATCCCGGTGGAGCCCGACGACCTCAAGGAGTTCCTGCAGATTGACCTGCGCGCCCTGCACTTCATCACCCTGGTGGGCACCCAGGGGCGCCATGCGGGGGGCCACGGGAACGAGTTCGCCCCCATGTATAAAATCAACTACAGCCGGGATGGCACTCGGTGGATCTCCTGGAGGAACCGGCATGGGAAGCAGGTGAGGGGGGGGATGCGAGCTCTTCCCCGCTGGCATCCTGCACCCGGAGCCACGCATGGGAACCCCTGCCCAGCACCATGCACGCAAGTGTGGCTCTCAGCTAAGGCCGGTGCATACCCCGAGAGCCCCCTGTCCCAGAGTGCCTGCCTCTCCCAACCCAATGTCTGTTTCCCCAGGTCCTGGATGGAAACACCAACCCATACGACATCGTCCTCAAGGACCTGGAGCCGCCCCTCATCGCGCGCTTCGTCCGCTTTATCCCCGTCACCGACCACTCCATGAACGTGTGCCTGCGCGTGGAGCTGTACGGCTGTGTGTGGCTCGGTGGGTGGcacggccccgctgccgcctggCACCCTTCCCTGTGCCAGCagcacagccatccagccctgggTCAGCCTGCTTTTGTGGCTGTCTGTCCCACCGGGAGGTggtggggcggcggggctggggagcGCGCCGGGGCTGTGCACTGTGCTCGCAGCCGGGCTGGCCGTGCTCGCTGCCCGGCTGCAAGCCCTCTTGGCAGCGGGGTCTCTGGAGAGAGGGGTCACTCATCCTCCCTTCCCCGCAGACGGGCTGGTGTCCTACAACGCGCCGGCCGGCCAGCAGCTCGTCCTTCCTGGCGGCACCGTCATCTACCTGAACGACTCTGTGTACGATGGGGCGTTTGGGTACAGGTGAGGTCCGGGGGTTTGTGCATGTGGGAGCTGTAGGGATGGGTGGACACCGTGTCAGGAGTCTCCTCCGCACTTGCAGCAGAACTGAGTGGGGGTATTTCTGGAAAGGGCTCCTTTCCCCACGTTTGCAGGATGGTCTGCTCCCTGGCAGAAGCACAGGGAGGTCCTCAGCAGTGCAAACGCTTGGAGGCCTCCCCCGAGGTGGGAGAGACATGCCCTgctctgggaggctgcgtgcGAGAGGTTTTGACGGGGACAGCGTGACAGGGACAACATGACCAGGACAGCACTCCCAGCCCTTTTCTAGGATATGCAATAACTGCGGTGTGcctcccctctgcagcctgcagctttTGCTATGATGCTCCTGGCACTCTGCTGGGTTTATCACTCATGCAGGTCGGCTCCAATGCACGTTTAACCTCAATATCTGGGCACGGAGCTGGCATATTGTTTCTTTTGTCTGCTcaaataaatacttcaaaagtCCCTTTTCTAACACGAAGCTGGAGTTGTGACAGTCTTTTCACAGGAAGCCCTGGGCATATGCAACCCAGTGCATGTTAGCAGCCCCAGCTGAGTGCAGGAGCAGTGATTTGTGCAGGGCTGGCTGCTGGTGTACCGCAAAGGTTGTACCCCGCTTACCTATGGGTCTGACTTAGCCTGGGAGCTCTGTCTGTATGTCTGCctcatttctttttccacatCCTCATGCAGACTTCTCTGCCTGAGTGCCCATTTGCCTGGCCAGCGTGTTTGGGCTGAGGGATGGTACCTCTGAAGGGCAGTGTCCCTCCGAGAGGAGCGGGGCTCCGCAGCCCCCTCACGCAGGCGGAGTGGAGGATTGCAGTGAAGGGTTGCAATCCCAAGGGACTGCAGTGGATTAACGCCCTGAGGTTTCAAGAAAGAACCTCaagaagcacaaaaaaaaaaaaaactcccagatTTTTCAGGCACTGCCAGGCCCTGTCTGGTGCCTGGGCTGCCATTGCAAGagcaggggctgggtgctggcaggttTCCGGGGTTCATACGAGGGTCacgcttcctttccctcctcgcATATGCCAGCATGACAGAGGGACTTGGCCAGCTGACGGATGGGGTGTCAGGCCTGGACGACTTCACGCAGACCCACGAGTACCACGTGTGGCCAGGCTACGACTACGTCGGTTGGCGCAATGAGAGCACTGCCGGTGGCTACATCGAGATCACCTTTGAGTTCGACCGGATCAGGAACTTCACCACCATGAAGGTCTGTGCCCCCCATGCAGCCTCCCTGTCCCCCGCCCCgcgtgctggggctgtgctcacAGGCTGCCCCACAGGTGCACTGCAACAACATGTTCGCCAAGGGGGTGAAGATCTTCAAAGAGGTGCAGTGCTACTTCCGCTCCGATACCAGCGAGTGGGAGCCCAATGCCATCTCCTCGGTGCTGGTGTTGGATGATGTGAACCCCAGTGCCCGGTTCGTCACTGTTCCCCTGCTCCACCGCATGGCCAGTGCCATCAAGTGTCAGTACTACTTTGCCGACACCTGGATGATGTTCAGTGAGATCACCTTCCAGTCAGGTACCGGCAGCCGTCCAGGGTGGGATCGGTTCCGCAGGATGCTTTCCTCCCACCTGCCTTTGCAGGGTCTCAGAGCCCCCCCCTGCCGTCCACGCTTGCTGCGCTGCGAGGCCCTGAGGGGACCGGCCCTGGCGTGCTTCCCTTCTGTGCAGGGGTTTCAGGGAGAGACCAGGGCAGTGGGTGTCCTCGCGTCCCTAAGGGCCTCATCTTCTCCCTTGCCAGATGCAGCCATGTACAACAACTCGGTGGCCCCCCCGGAGGTGCCCGTGGCTCCTACCACGTACGGTAAGGGACATGTGGATCCTGCTGTGCACAGCAAGGCATGTCATCTCAAGCTGGTGCTTGGTGGGGCTCGAAGGGGAGGGTCGACCTGGCCAGTGGAGAAGAGGGCTCTAGCCATGCCCCAGCGTTACTGGCTCTtactctcccctcctcctgctaGATCCCACACTCAAGGTAGATGACAGCAACACGCGCATCCTGATCGGGTGCCTGGTGGCGATCATCTTCATCCTGGTGGCCATCATCGTCATCATACTGTGGCGGCAGTTCTGGCAGAAGATGCTGGAGAAGGTGAGCAAGCGTGGGGTGGTTGGCTAGGTCTCCTGGGAAGGCCAGACACACCATCCTGTGGGCTCTTTGCCCAGCAGATTTTCCTGTGTAGCAAGGGGAAAGTGGAGACTGTGGTTGCTCAAACCTTCCTGCAGCACTGGTGAGGTGGGAGGCTCCGGCTGCGGGGTTCAGGGCTGGACACAGCCATGACACCTGGACCTGGTACCGAGACAGACCTGCTCCAAGCAGAGGGTAGGCTGGAGGTGCCCAGGAGCCCCTGTCCCACCAGTGCTGCAGGTACTCcctgtcccagctctctctcctccctcgtCCCCATCTTGCAGGCCTCTCGGAGGATGCTGGATGATGAAATGACCGTCAGCCTCTCCCTGCCCAGTGAGTCCAGTATGTTCAACCACAACCGCTCCTCCTCGTCCAGTGAGCAGGAGTCCAACTCTACCTATGACCGCATATTCCCCCTGGGCCCGGACTACCAGGAGCCCTCACGCCTGATACGCAAACTGCCCGAGTTCACGCCAGGGGATGAAGACACGGGTGAGAAATGAGAAATGCGGTGGTCTGTGAGTGAGTGAGCATGCACTGAGTGTGCAGCACCCGGCCATGGCCTTGGGTTGCTGCATGGTCCAGCCTCCCTCCTCGTGAGCTGCACAATACGTGCAGAACTCTGGTCAGAAGGACTTTTGACCCATCTCAGTGTCATAGAAATTAACCCCTCCTGTCCCCTGGCAGGACCCTGCTGTGGCCCCTTCGCTTTCCCTTTGCCTGCAGCCGGGGAGGAGCCCAGTCCCGCTCTCCATTTCTGTAGCGAGCCAGGAGGCGTTTGTAGGCCTGAGCTGGGACGGGTGAGTGCACAGTTATGAAGAGGCTGTGCCTCCGTCCGTGCACCTGACCCAGGCCAAAGCCAAGGCAGTCTCTTTGCGTAAAAGAGCGCATCGTCCTCCCAATTACAGGTTCTTGTAGCCAAGGAGGCTAGAGGAAGAGACCTCCTTGAGCTGGCCAAGCCAGGGGTTGTCAATGAACCTGGTTATTGACATGTTCCTGGGGCCGATTCAGGCCCCAGGAGGGAGGATCTACTGCAGTAGGCAGCGCGGGTGGCTGGACCCAGGGCCAGCTGaggcagggcagtggggctgAAGGAGCTCAGAGGTGTTGGGGAAGCATGGAGGCTCTGCAGAGGCGCTGGCGCTGCTCCTGGAGCTCCTCTGCAGGGAGACAGGGGTGGCTGGAGCGCTTCTGTGCCCCCCAAGTAGGTGCCAGGGACTGGAGGATGCTT
This genomic window contains:
- the DDR2 gene encoding discoidin domain-containing receptor 2 isoform X2, with amino-acid sequence MCNMLDCGISGRLPGIRRMHQRSQRRLASARGSLLVAWLLRPGPGARRLPAAPRARPAPGSPPRLQGRSTADMPALLLLLLLGVPRAARAQVNPAVCRYPLGMSGGHIPDEDISASSQWSESTAAKYGRLDSEDGDGAWCPEIPVEPDDLKEFLQIDLRALHFITLVGTQGRHAGGHGNEFAPMYKINYSRDGTRWISWRNRHGKQVLDGNTNPYDIVLKDLEPPLIARFVRFIPVTDHSMNVCLRVELYGCVWLDGLVSYNAPAGQQLVLPGGTVIYLNDSVYDGAFGYSMTEGLGQLTDGVSGLDDFTQTHEYHVWPGYDYVGWRNESTAGGYIEITFEFDRIRNFTTMKVHCNNMFAKGVKIFKEVQCYFRSDTSEWEPNAISSVLVLDDVNPSARFVTVPLLHRMASAIKCQYYFADTWMMFSEITFQSDAAMYNNSVAPPEVPVAPTTYDPTLKVDDSNTRILIGCLVAIIFILVAIIVIILWRQFWQKMLEKASRRMLDDEMTVSLSLPSESSMFNHNRSSSSSEQESNSTYDRIFPLGPDYQEPSRLIRKLPEFTPGDEDTGCSGPVKPAQASVPEGVPHYAEADIVNLQGVTGGNTYSVPALTMDLLSGKDVAVEEFPRKLLTFKEKLGEGQFGEVHLCEVEGMEKFADKGFALDGLDASSNQPVLVAVKMLRADANKNARNDFLKEIKIMSRLKDPNIIRLLAVCIADDPLCMITEYMENGDLNQFLSRHEPQSPPASNMPTISYNDLRFMATQIASGMKYLSSLNFVHRDLATRNCLVGKQYTIKIADFGMSRNLYSGDYYRIQGRAVLPIRWMSWESILLGKFTTASDVWAFGVTLWETFTLCREQPYSQLSDEQVIENTGEFFRDQGRQEIHRLLQESASEE
- the DDR2 gene encoding discoidin domain-containing receptor 2 isoform X1, giving the protein MCNMLDCGISGRLPGIRRMHQRSQRRLASARGSLLVAWLLRPGPGARRLPAAPRARPAPGSPPRLQGRSTADMPALLLLLLLGVPRAARAQVNPAVCRYPLGMSGGHIPDEDISASSQWSESTAAKYGRLDSEDGDGAWCPEIPVEPDDLKEFLQIDLRALHFITLVGTQGRHAGGHGNEFAPMYKINYSRDGTRWISWRNRHGKQVLDGNTNPYDIVLKDLEPPLIARFVRFIPVTDHSMNVCLRVELYGCVWLDGLVSYNAPAGQQLVLPGGTVIYLNDSVYDGAFGYSMTEGLGQLTDGVSGLDDFTQTHEYHVWPGYDYVGWRNESTAGGYIEITFEFDRIRNFTTMKVHCNNMFAKGVKIFKEVQCYFRSDTSEWEPNAISSVLVLDDVNPSARFVTVPLLHRMASAIKCQYYFADTWMMFSEITFQSDAAMYNNSVAPPEVPVAPTTYDPTLKVDDSNTRILIGCLVAIIFILVAIIVIILWRQFWQKMLEKASRRMLDDEMTVSLSLPSESSMFNHNRSSSSSEQESNSTYDRIFPLGPDYQEPSRLIRKLPEFTPGDEDTGCSGPVKPAQASVPEGVPHYAEADIVNLQGVTGGNTYSVPALTMDLLSGKDVAVEEFPRKLLTFKEKLGEGQFGEVHLCEVEGMEKFADKGFALDGLDASSNQPVLVAVKMLRADANKNARNDFLKEIKIMSRLKDPNIIRLLAVCIADDPLCMITEYMENGDLNQFLSRHEPQSPPASNMPTISYNDLRFMATQIASGMKYLSSLNFVHRDLATRNCLVGKQYTIKIADFGMSRNLYSGDYYRIQGRAVLPIRWMSWESILLGKFTTASDVWAFGVTLWETFTLCREQPYSQLSDEQVIENTGEFFRDQGRQTYLPQPALCPDSVYKLMLSCWRRDTKDRPSFQEIHRLLQESASEE